A window of the Emys orbicularis isolate rEmyOrb1 chromosome 1, rEmyOrb1.hap1, whole genome shotgun sequence genome harbors these coding sequences:
- the LOC135890868 gene encoding solute carrier family 2, facilitated glucose transporter member 3-like, with protein MESKKKITCPLLCAVSIAAIGSLQFGYNTGVINAPEKIIQAFFNQTLELRRGTPTSSELLTSLWSLSVAIFSVGGMIGSFSVGLFVNRFGRRNSMLLVNILAFVGGILMGFSKMANAVEMLILGRFIIGLFCGLSTGFVPMYISEISPTALRGAFGTLNQLGIVVGILVAQIFGLKEIMGSESLWPLLLGFTVIPAILQCAALPFCPESPRFLLINKMEEEKAQAVLQKLRGTQDVAQDIQEMKEESTKMSQEKKATVPELFRSPNYRQAIIIAIVLQLSQQLSGINAVFYYSTGIFEKAGVKQPVYATIGAGVVNTVFTVVSLFLVERAGRRTLHLVGLGGMALCAVLMTIALTLKDVLSWISYISIVAIFGFVAFFEIGPGPIPWFIVAELFSQGPRPAAVAVAGCSNWTSNFLVGMLFPYAEKLCGPYVFIIFIVFLVIFFVFTFFKVPETRGRTFEDISRGFEGQAEGSGVIAAVEKSPMVELKGIESANDVTSNI; from the exons ATGGAGAGCAAAAAG aAAATTACTTGTCCCCTTCTCTGTGCCGTTTCCATTGCGGCCATTGGATCACTCCAGTTTGGGTACAACACGGGTGTCATCAATGCACCTGAGAAG ATTATTCAGGCATTCTTCAATCAAACATTGGAGCTCCGGAGAGGAACCCCAACCTCCTCCGAGCTTCTGACCTCACTGTGGTCCCTCTCCGTCGCCATCTTCTCCGTGGGAGGGATGATCGGCTCCTTCTCTGTTGGACTTTTTGTCAACCGATTTGGAAG GCGGAACTCCATGCTACTGGTGAACATCCTGGCCTTCGTGGGTGGCATCCTGATGGGCTTCTCCAAGATGGCAAATGCAGTAGAGATGCTGATCCTTGGGCGCTTTATCATTGGCCTCTTTTGTGGCCTCAGTACTGGCTTTGTGCCCATGTACATTAGCGAGATCTCACCCACCGCCCTGCGTGGCGCCTTTGGCACCCTCAACCAGTTGGGCATCGTTGTGGGCATCTTGGTGGCACAG ATTTTCGGCTTGAAGGAGATCATGGGGAGTGAGAGCCTCTGGCCACTGCTTTTGGGGTTCACTGTCATCCCAGCCATCCTACAGTGTGCTGCTCTGCCCTTCTGCCCTGAGAGTCCCCGTTTCCTGCTGATCAACAAGATGGAGGAAGAGAAAGCGCAAGCAG TTCTCCAGAAGCTCCGTGGTACACAGGATGTGGCCCAAGACATCCAAGAGATGAAAGAGGAGAGCACCAAGATGTCCCAGGAGAAGAAAGCAACAGTGCCGGAGCTCTTCCGCTCACCTAATTACCGCCAGGCCATCATCATTGCCATCGTACTCCAGCTCTCTCAGCAGCTCTCGGGCATCAATGCT GTGTTTTATTACTCCACGGGGATTTTCGAAAAAGCTGGTGTCAAGCAGCCCGTCTATGCCACCATTGGTGCTGGTGTGGTTAACACAGTCTTCACTGTCGTATCG CTGTTCCTGGTGGAGCGTGCAGGGCGCAGGACTCTTCATTTGGTCGGCTTGGGAGGCATGGCTCTCTGTGCCGTTCTCATGACCATAGCTTTGACACTTAAG GATGTCTTGAGCTGGATTAGCTATATCAGCATCGTTGCCATCTTTGGCTTTGTGGCCTTTTTTGAAATTGGCCCTGGTCCTATTCCCTGGTTCATTGTGGCTGAACTCTTCAGTCAAGGTCCCCGTCCTGCAGCTGTGGCAGTGGCTGGTTGCTCCAACTGGACCTCCAATTTCTTGGTGGGAATGCTCTTCCCCTATGCAGAG AAATTGTGTGGTCCCTATGTCTTCATCATCTTCATTGTTTTCCTGGTCATCTTCTTTGTTTTCACCTTCTTCAAAGTCCCAGAGACCAGGGGCAGGACTTTTGAAGACATCTCCAGGGGCTTTGAAGGACAAGCGGAAGGAAGTGGCGTCATTGCAGCAGTGGAGAAAAGCCCCATGGTGGAACTGAAGGGCATAGAATCTGCTAATGATGTTACCTCAAATATTTAA